A part of Candidatus Abyssobacteria bacterium SURF_5 genomic DNA contains:
- a CDS encoding DUF433 domain-containing protein, translating into MFMNPLLKRISIDSNVCFGKPCIRGTRIWVSLILDFLADGMKVEEILKEYPQLTEEDIRAAIAYGAEMSRERYIEIPSGTK; encoded by the coding sequence ATCTTTATGAACCCCCTTTTGAAGCGCATTTCTATTGATTCGAACGTTTGCTTCGGCAAACCTTGCATTCGCGGGACACGAATATGGGTGTCTCTTATTTTGGATTTCCTGGCAGACGGAATGAAAGTTGAAGAGATACTCAAGGAATATCCGCAATTGACAGAGGAAGACATTCGCGCCGCCATTGCGTACGGAGCCGAGATGTCACGAGAACGTTACATTGAAATCCCGTCCGGGACGAAATGA